The Platichthys flesus chromosome 10, fPlaFle2.1, whole genome shotgun sequence genome includes a window with the following:
- the ddhd1a gene encoding phospholipase DDHD1 isoform X1: MSSFNIRTDTSTLSSSLGTDSQGSSLGVTTTTTNNNTKDWVVGSDGFPCCHEMSPMDETVQAGMSSVQSGHDGHLPFLHAGHRSPEDGLLLDLTSPGGYIDSGPLGYSNGGGSNVGPLFEKRKRSRSNSSRSRFNEVVTELGPEEVRWFYKEDKKTWKAFVGHDSLNIELMFRKYSELLLKVAESRGSGEKEQEEGCGGEGKELNGAVPVETRTSSVHGGPGFLDTSIVSSEDPDCFEINVEPVCVRGGLYEVDIKERQCNPVYWKQQDHIPVMRGQWFIDGTWLPLEEEESDLIEQEHLSHFRGQQMQDTFESDLVVKTVDSKDVFSHLPPFYLPFLFKWSGYPTSAKTTCHKRKRCQAIHSLKLSRTHVDWHSVDEVYLYSDATTSKIARTVTQKLGFSKASSSGTGLHRGFVEEASPEDRPPQTTHIVFVVHGIGQKMDQGRIIKNTGMLREGVRKMEEKHFSEISDERVDFLPVEWRSKLSLDGDTVDSITPDKVRGLRDLLNSSAMDIMYYNSPLYRDEITKGLTQELNRLYTLFCSRNPEFEERGGKVSIVSHSLGCVITYDIMTGWDPVRFCLQEDRAVGEELDLRWMSYQERNILEQLRLTRIRLRELETQLVTLEASKPSAPPALKFKVDNFFCVGSPLAVFLALRGIRPGSSCHQDHILPTPICSRLFNVFHPTDPVAYRLEPLILKHYSNIAPVQIHWCSATNPTSYEEVRPTFLTPVKDPTSDTESIPSPSTSPVLPRRHYGESITNLGKASILGAASIGKGIGGILFSRFSRSNSQPSVSLGLEGVTNTEEEEQKRAESHSAYGLSTLIRPTSPIVDTSLELERRIDFELREGMVESRYWSAVTSHTGYWCSHDIALFLLTFIYKQKTTSDLTEDAPEPD, encoded by the exons ATGAGCAGTTTCAACATCAGAACCGACACCTCCACGCTGAGCTCCTCTTTGGGAACCGACAGTCAGGGCTCATCGCTCGGcgtcaccaccaccaccaccaacaacaacaccaaggACTGGGTCGTGGGGAGCGATGGGTTCCCTTGCTGCCACGAGATGAGTCCCATGGACGAGACGGTGCAGGCGGGGATGTCATCGGTCCAGTCGGGACATGACGGGCACCTGCCCTTTCTACACGCCGGGCACCGCAGCCCAGAGGACGGCTTGCTCCTGGACCTCACTTCCCCCGGAGGCTACATCGACAGCGGGCCACTCGGGTACAGCAACGGCGGCGGGAGCAACGTCGGGCCGCTGTTCGAGAAGAGGAAGCGGTCGCGGTCCAACAGCTCCAGGAGCCGCTTCAACGAGGTGGTGACGGAGCTGGGACCCGAGGAGGTGCGGTGGTTTTACAAAGAGGACAAGAAAACTTGGAAAGCCTTTGTCGGGCATGACTCGCTCAACATCGAGCTCATGTTTCGGAAATACTCCGAGCTGCTCCTCAAGGTGGCGGAGTCCCGGGGCAGCggggagaaggagcaggaggagggctGTGGTGGGGAGGGCAAAGAGCTGAATGGTGCGGTGCCGGTGGAGACCAGGACCAGCAGCGTGCACGGAGGCCCGGGGTTCCTTGACACGTCCATCGTGTCCTCAGAGGACCCTGACTGCTTTGAGATCAACGTGGAGCCTGTGTGCGTCCGGGGAGGGCTCTACGAGGTGGACATTAAGGAGAGGCAGTGCAACCCCGTCTACTGGAAGC AACAAGATCACATTCCGGTGATGAGAGGCCAGTGGTTTATTGACGGTACCTGGCTCCcattggaggaggaggagagtgaccTCATCGAGCAGGAGCACCTAAGCCATTTCCGCGGGCAACAGATGCAGGACACGTTCGAGTCTGACCTGGTGGTGAAGACCGTCGACAGCAAAGATG TTTTCTCCCACCTGCCCCCTTTCTACCTCCCTTTTCTGTTCAAATGGAGTGGATATCCGACGAGTGCTAAAACTACATGTCACAAGCGCAAACGCTGTCAAG CCATCCACAGTCTGAAGCTGAGTCGGACCCACGTGGATTGGCACAGCGTGGATGAGGTCTACCTCTACAGCGACGCCACCACCTCCAAAATTGCTCGCACCGTGACTCAGAAACTGGGTTTCTCCAAAG CCTCAAGCAGTGGTACAGGGCTCCACCGGGGCTTCGTTGAGGAGGCCTCACCCGAGGACAGACCCCCTCAGACTACACACATCGTCTTTGTTGTCCATGGGATTGGACAGAAGATGGACCAGGGACGCATTATTAAAAACACTGGAAT GCTGAGGGAGGGTgtgaggaagatggaggagaagcaCTTTTCAGAAATCAGTGACGAGCGTGTGGACTTCCTGCCGGTTGAGTGGCGCTCAAAACTCTCACTGGATGGAG ACACAGTAGACTCAATCACACCAGACAAAGTGAGAGGACTGAGAGATCTCCTCAACAGCAGTGCGATGGACATCATGTACTACAACAGCCCCCTGTACAGGGACGAG ATTACCAAAGGCCTAACGCAGGAGCTTAACAGGCTTTACACACTCTTCTGCTCCCGGAATCCGGAGTtcgaggagaggggaggaaaagtGTCCATAGTGTCCCACTCCCTCGGCTGCGTCATCACCTACGACATCATGACGGGCTGGGATCCCGTGCGCTTCTGCCTACAAGAGGATCGCGctgtgggagaggagctggaccTGCGCTGGATGTCCTACCAAGAGAGGAACATTTTAGAGCAGCTACGGCTCACGAGGATTAG GTTGCGAGAGTTGGAAACTCAGCTTGTCACACTGGAGGCCTCTAAACCCTCCGCACCTCCAGCCCTGAAATTTAAG gtGGATAACTTTTTCTGCGTGGGTTCTCCTCTGGCGGTGTTCTTGGCCCTGAGAGGCATCCGCCCTGGTAGCAGCTGCCATCAGGACCACATCCTGCCCACTCCCATCTGCAGCAGGCTCTTCAACGTCTTCCATCCCACAGACCCTGTG GCATACAGACTGGAGCCCCTCATCCTTAAACATTATAGCAATATCGCACCTGTTCAGATCCACTG GTGTAGCGCCACAAACCCCACATCCTACGAAGAGGTCCGGCCAACCTTCCTCACCCCAGTCAAAGACCCAACATCTGACACCGAGAGCATTCCCAGCCCGAGCACCTCCCCTGTCCTCCCCCGCAGGCACTATGGAGAATCCATCACTAACCTGGGCAAGGCCAGTATACTCG GAGCGGCGAGCATAGGCAAAGGTATCGGAGGCATCCTCTTCTCACGTTTCTCACGCTCCAACAGCCAGCCTTCAGTGTCTTTAGGACTGGAGGGAGTGACAAacactgaagaggaggagcagaagcgaGCAGAGAGCCATTCAGCGTACGGCCTCTCCACCTTGATCCGGCCCACCTCACCCATCGTTGACACATCAT TGGAGCTGGAGCGGCGCATCGACTTTGAGCTCAGAGAAGGTATGGTGGAGAGTCGCTACTGGTCAGCAGTTACCTCCCACACAGGCTACTGGTGCTCACATGACATCGCTCTCTTCCTGTTGACTTTCATATACAAGCAGAAGACGACCTCTGACTTAACAGAAGACGCTCCAGAGCCAGACTGA
- the ddhd1a gene encoding phospholipase DDHD1 isoform X2: MSSFNIRTDTSTLSSSLGTDSQGSSLGVTTTTTNNNTKDWVVGSDGFPCCHEMSPMDETVQAGMSSVQSGHDGHLPFLHAGHRSPEDGLLLDLTSPGGYIDSGPLGYSNGGGSNVGPLFEKRKRSRSNSSRSRFNEVVTELGPEEVRWFYKEDKKTWKAFVGHDSLNIELMFRKYSELLLKVAESRGSGEKEQEEGCGGEGKELNGAVPVETRTSSVHGGPGFLDTSIVSSEDPDCFEINVEPVCVRGGLYEVDIKERQCNPVYWKQQDHIPVMRGQWFIDGTWLPLEEEESDLIEQEHLSHFRGQQMQDTFESDLVVKTVDSKDAIHSLKLSRTHVDWHSVDEVYLYSDATTSKIARTVTQKLGFSKASSSGTGLHRGFVEEASPEDRPPQTTHIVFVVHGIGQKMDQGRIIKNTGMLREGVRKMEEKHFSEISDERVDFLPVEWRSKLSLDGDTVDSITPDKVRGLRDLLNSSAMDIMYYNSPLYRDEITKGLTQELNRLYTLFCSRNPEFEERGGKVSIVSHSLGCVITYDIMTGWDPVRFCLQEDRAVGEELDLRWMSYQERNILEQLRLTRIRLRELETQLVTLEASKPSAPPALKFKVDNFFCVGSPLAVFLALRGIRPGSSCHQDHILPTPICSRLFNVFHPTDPVAYRLEPLILKHYSNIAPVQIHWCSATNPTSYEEVRPTFLTPVKDPTSDTESIPSPSTSPVLPRRHYGESITNLGKASILGAASIGKGIGGILFSRFSRSNSQPSVSLGLEGVTNTEEEEQKRAESHSAYGLSTLIRPTSPIVDTSLELERRIDFELREGMVESRYWSAVTSHTGYWCSHDIALFLLTFIYKQKTTSDLTEDAPEPD; the protein is encoded by the exons ATGAGCAGTTTCAACATCAGAACCGACACCTCCACGCTGAGCTCCTCTTTGGGAACCGACAGTCAGGGCTCATCGCTCGGcgtcaccaccaccaccaccaacaacaacaccaaggACTGGGTCGTGGGGAGCGATGGGTTCCCTTGCTGCCACGAGATGAGTCCCATGGACGAGACGGTGCAGGCGGGGATGTCATCGGTCCAGTCGGGACATGACGGGCACCTGCCCTTTCTACACGCCGGGCACCGCAGCCCAGAGGACGGCTTGCTCCTGGACCTCACTTCCCCCGGAGGCTACATCGACAGCGGGCCACTCGGGTACAGCAACGGCGGCGGGAGCAACGTCGGGCCGCTGTTCGAGAAGAGGAAGCGGTCGCGGTCCAACAGCTCCAGGAGCCGCTTCAACGAGGTGGTGACGGAGCTGGGACCCGAGGAGGTGCGGTGGTTTTACAAAGAGGACAAGAAAACTTGGAAAGCCTTTGTCGGGCATGACTCGCTCAACATCGAGCTCATGTTTCGGAAATACTCCGAGCTGCTCCTCAAGGTGGCGGAGTCCCGGGGCAGCggggagaaggagcaggaggagggctGTGGTGGGGAGGGCAAAGAGCTGAATGGTGCGGTGCCGGTGGAGACCAGGACCAGCAGCGTGCACGGAGGCCCGGGGTTCCTTGACACGTCCATCGTGTCCTCAGAGGACCCTGACTGCTTTGAGATCAACGTGGAGCCTGTGTGCGTCCGGGGAGGGCTCTACGAGGTGGACATTAAGGAGAGGCAGTGCAACCCCGTCTACTGGAAGC AACAAGATCACATTCCGGTGATGAGAGGCCAGTGGTTTATTGACGGTACCTGGCTCCcattggaggaggaggagagtgaccTCATCGAGCAGGAGCACCTAAGCCATTTCCGCGGGCAACAGATGCAGGACACGTTCGAGTCTGACCTGGTGGTGAAGACCGTCGACAGCAAAGATG CCATCCACAGTCTGAAGCTGAGTCGGACCCACGTGGATTGGCACAGCGTGGATGAGGTCTACCTCTACAGCGACGCCACCACCTCCAAAATTGCTCGCACCGTGACTCAGAAACTGGGTTTCTCCAAAG CCTCAAGCAGTGGTACAGGGCTCCACCGGGGCTTCGTTGAGGAGGCCTCACCCGAGGACAGACCCCCTCAGACTACACACATCGTCTTTGTTGTCCATGGGATTGGACAGAAGATGGACCAGGGACGCATTATTAAAAACACTGGAAT GCTGAGGGAGGGTgtgaggaagatggaggagaagcaCTTTTCAGAAATCAGTGACGAGCGTGTGGACTTCCTGCCGGTTGAGTGGCGCTCAAAACTCTCACTGGATGGAG ACACAGTAGACTCAATCACACCAGACAAAGTGAGAGGACTGAGAGATCTCCTCAACAGCAGTGCGATGGACATCATGTACTACAACAGCCCCCTGTACAGGGACGAG ATTACCAAAGGCCTAACGCAGGAGCTTAACAGGCTTTACACACTCTTCTGCTCCCGGAATCCGGAGTtcgaggagaggggaggaaaagtGTCCATAGTGTCCCACTCCCTCGGCTGCGTCATCACCTACGACATCATGACGGGCTGGGATCCCGTGCGCTTCTGCCTACAAGAGGATCGCGctgtgggagaggagctggaccTGCGCTGGATGTCCTACCAAGAGAGGAACATTTTAGAGCAGCTACGGCTCACGAGGATTAG GTTGCGAGAGTTGGAAACTCAGCTTGTCACACTGGAGGCCTCTAAACCCTCCGCACCTCCAGCCCTGAAATTTAAG gtGGATAACTTTTTCTGCGTGGGTTCTCCTCTGGCGGTGTTCTTGGCCCTGAGAGGCATCCGCCCTGGTAGCAGCTGCCATCAGGACCACATCCTGCCCACTCCCATCTGCAGCAGGCTCTTCAACGTCTTCCATCCCACAGACCCTGTG GCATACAGACTGGAGCCCCTCATCCTTAAACATTATAGCAATATCGCACCTGTTCAGATCCACTG GTGTAGCGCCACAAACCCCACATCCTACGAAGAGGTCCGGCCAACCTTCCTCACCCCAGTCAAAGACCCAACATCTGACACCGAGAGCATTCCCAGCCCGAGCACCTCCCCTGTCCTCCCCCGCAGGCACTATGGAGAATCCATCACTAACCTGGGCAAGGCCAGTATACTCG GAGCGGCGAGCATAGGCAAAGGTATCGGAGGCATCCTCTTCTCACGTTTCTCACGCTCCAACAGCCAGCCTTCAGTGTCTTTAGGACTGGAGGGAGTGACAAacactgaagaggaggagcagaagcgaGCAGAGAGCCATTCAGCGTACGGCCTCTCCACCTTGATCCGGCCCACCTCACCCATCGTTGACACATCAT TGGAGCTGGAGCGGCGCATCGACTTTGAGCTCAGAGAAGGTATGGTGGAGAGTCGCTACTGGTCAGCAGTTACCTCCCACACAGGCTACTGGTGCTCACATGACATCGCTCTCTTCCTGTTGACTTTCATATACAAGCAGAAGACGACCTCTGACTTAACAGAAGACGCTCCAGAGCCAGACTGA